The following coding sequences lie in one Aquabacterium olei genomic window:
- a CDS encoding aminodeoxychorismate/anthranilate synthase component II — protein MLLMIDNYDSFTFNLVQYFCELGEEVKVVRNDEITLDDIAALKPDRLVLSPGPCSPAEAGVCVPALQRFTGQLPILGVCLGHQSIGAALGGHVVRAQVQMHGKTSVIHTDQKGVYAGLPAEFTVIRYHSLAIERATLPECLEITSWTDDGEIMGVRHKGPQTDPSFAPLEGVQFHPESILTEHGHAMLKNFLTM, from the coding sequence ATGCTGCTCATGATCGACAACTACGACAGTTTCACCTTCAACCTGGTGCAGTACTTCTGCGAGCTGGGCGAAGAGGTCAAGGTCGTTCGCAACGACGAAATCACCCTCGACGACATCGCCGCGCTCAAGCCCGATCGCCTGGTGCTGTCGCCCGGCCCGTGCTCGCCCGCTGAAGCCGGGGTGTGCGTGCCCGCGCTGCAGCGCTTCACCGGCCAATTGCCCATCCTGGGCGTGTGTCTGGGCCACCAGAGCATCGGTGCCGCGCTGGGCGGCCATGTGGTGCGCGCGCAGGTGCAGATGCACGGCAAGACCAGTGTCATCCACACCGACCAGAAGGGTGTGTATGCCGGCCTGCCCGCCGAGTTCACCGTCATCCGCTACCACTCGCTGGCCATCGAGCGCGCCACGTTGCCCGAATGCCTCGAGATCACCTCGTGGACCGACGACGGCGAGATCATGGGCGTGCGCCACAAGGGCCCACAGACGGACCCGAGCTTCGCGCCGCTGGAAGGCGTGCAGTTCCACCCCGAATCGATCCTGACCGAGCACGGCCACGCCATGCTCAAGAACTTCCTGACGATGTGA